The following proteins are encoded in a genomic region of Nicotiana sylvestris chromosome 4, ASM39365v2, whole genome shotgun sequence:
- the LOC138888982 gene encoding uncharacterized protein encodes MTNENQTNGSVAGTVATVTSDAASSSRSTPAHAMAPAEKSGKFSGVDFKRWQMKMLFYLTTLSLQRFIKEDPPVMAENTPDDERLVVTEAWKHSDFLCKNYILSCLEDGLYNVYSVMETSKALWNALEKKYKTEDVGLKKFVAARFLDFKMIDTRSVKTQVQELQVIVHDLLAEGMVVNEAF; translated from the exons atgacgaatgaaaaccaaactaatggaaGTGTTGCGGGAACGGTTGCTACTGTTACGAGTGATGCTGCCTCATCAAGCCGTTCTACTCCTGCTCAtgctatggcaccggcagaaaaaTCCGGAAAGTTTTCCGGTGTTGACTTCAAACGCTGGCAAATGAAGATGCTCTTCTATCTTACTACGTTGAGTTTGCAACGtttcatcaaggaggatcctccggtcatggctgaaaatactccggatgatgaacgacttgttgtaactgaagcatggaaacattctgatttcttgtgcaaaaactacatattgagttgtttggaagatggcttgtacaatgtctatagtgtcatggaaacttcaaaagcgttatggaatgcgcttgagaagaagtacaagactgaggatgtcggacttaagaagttcgtggctgcaaggtttttggatttcaaaatgattgacactaggtcagtcaaaactcaagtccaagaattacaagtcattgtgcatgacctccttgctgaag GTATGGTCGTAAATGAGGCCTTTTAA